The DNA window CGGGCCCTCGCAGCGGGCCTCCACGCCGGTGGCGAAGCGGCGCAGCGCGCCCCGCAGCACACAGGACAGGAGCTTGGCCTGGTAGACGATGTCCCCTTCGGAGCCCAGCCCCGTGCGCAGCCACGCCTCCAGCTTCACCAGCGGCGACGCGTCCGACGTGAGCAGCTCCTGCACCGCCATCACCGGCGTCTTGAAGCGCACGTAGTTGTGGATGTCCGCGTAGAAGTCCGCGCGGGGGTACGTCTCCGCGTCGATGTAGAGGCTGCCCGGAAGAAACAGGTGGGCCTCCACGAGATAGCGAGTCTCATCCACGCCCGAAGGCTGGTACTCGAGCTTGATCTCGAACTGCTTCCGGTCGTGAACCTCGAAGCGGCTTTGCAGTGGTGCGGGTGCCTGGGTCACAGCCTCACTCTACGTTACAACCCCGTCACGGGGGAGGGATGCCCCCCGCGACGTCTCCCCCTTCACAGGGACCTCAGCCCTCGGTACCAGTCCTAGGAGCTGAAACTGTCTGCGCGGTGGCAACCGCCGGCGCCGCGGTGCCGGCCTTCGGCTGCGGGCGGGCATTCCACACGCGCGTGGCCAGCAACAATCCACCGAAGGACAGCGGCAGCATGGCGAGCGGCCAGTTGCCCCAGTTGCCCGGGTCCTTGGCGACGTCGCCCGCGGGAAGGATGCGCCCGAGCAGCAGGGACTGGAGCGCGGTGCCCGCATACACCGCGCCGTCGATGATGCCCACGGCGAGTCCCGCGTTCTTCTTGCCGCCGAAGTCCATGCTGGCGGTGCCGGACAGCATGCCGTGCACACCAATCACACACAGCGACATGAAGATGACCGTCCACCCCAGCGCGGGGCTCTTGAGCAGGAACAGCGCAGCCACCGCGCCCAGGCTCATGCCCGCGTAGAGCACCGCGGAGACAGGCCCTCGGCGCGAGTCGAAGACGCGGTCGCTGATGACGCCGGCGAACATGCCTCCGGTGATGCCCGCCACGCACAGGAGCATGCCCCAGTTGGACGCGACGAATGTCTCGCCGATTCCCGTCGCGCGCGCGAACTTGGGGTACCACTGCATGATGGCGTTGCGCATGAAGCCGCTGCAGAACTCCACCAGCATGATGATGATGATGGCGCGGTTGGTCAGCATCTTCACCAGCACGTCGAACACGCCCAGGTTCTTCCCCTGGTCACCGCTGGAGGCGTCCTGCGTGTCGAAGTCCGGGTGCCCCGTCTGGCTGGGCGTGTCGCGGATGACGAAGAAGTCCAGCAGGACGAACGCCGCGAGCACCGCCGCCGGCACGAAGAACACCCAGTACGTGGGCGCGGCCTTGGCGATGATGCGGCTCCAGTCGTAGGCGAAGTACACGCCCAACGAGATGAGAATGCCGAAGACTCCGCCCAGCTGGCCGCGCTCGCGCACGTGGAACCAGGCCGCGTTCACCTTGACGATGGAGACCGCGCCGAAGCTCTGGAAGTACATGTTGACGGCGTAGAGGAACGACAGCGACCCCACGATGCCACCGGGCGGCTGCCAGCCCTCCGTGAGCACCTTGTAGACGACGGTGCCCATCAACACGTTCGCCACCGACGAGCCCGCGGCGGACAGGAGAATCGTCTTGCGGCCGCCCAGCTTGTCCGTCAGCGGGCCGTTGATGAGGAAGGCGAAGCCGTAGACCAGCGTGCCCCAGAAGAAGATGGTGCCGAAGTCCGCGTTGGACGTGTGGCCCTTCATCGCGCTGGTGGCTTCGTTGACGTTGTAGCGCCCCATGTAGAGGAACGCGTACGTCATCCCCAGCGGGAACCAGTTGAAGAAGCGGCGTCGGCGGAAGGCATCCGTGTGGCCCAGCTCCACCTTGGGGAGCCTCGCCAGCACGAGCGAGATGGCTCCCAGCAGGATGACAATGGGCAACAGGTTGGCCAGCCACGGGGGCAGCGACGACATGCAGCAACCTCGGCAGTGGAGTTCGAAACGCCGCGCACCCTACCCCGGCACGCGGCCCCGAGGAACCCCGCTGCGACGCCTCACCCCATCCGGGCAAGCAACCTCGTGAGCGACACCTCCGTCTTCGCGTCCGGGATGTCCCCTCGCCTGCACGCCTCCAGCACCTCCTGGAACGGCCGCCAGTGCAGGAGCGTCCCCTCCTCCAACGGCGACCCGTCCCCCTCCGGCTCCTCCTGCGTCACGCCCGTGACGTCCACCGCCGCGGGGAACACCTTCTCGGAGAGGATGCCCGGCGCCAGGAAGAACGCGCCCCCCAGCAGCTGGATGTCCTCCGGCCGCACACCGTAGCCCGCCTCCTCCCGCACCTCTTCCGCCGCGCGCCGGCGAAGCCCCTCCTCGCCCTTGTCCTCCGGCTCCAGCAGCCCCGCGACAATCTCCTCCACCCGCAGGTAGCCCGCCGCCGGGTCCGGCACCGTCATCGCGTCGCGCTGATCCTTCCGGAAGAAGGCCGCGGGCCTCAGGTTCATCCGCGTCAGCACCTCGAGCCCCGCCGCACCGCGTCGATAAACCAGCACCGACACCGCATCCAGCCGGGGCCGATCCACCACATCCACCCTGTAGACGGGTGAAGACGAACCATCCGCGCGTCGGTTGCGACACCGCAGGCGTTTGACTCGGAGGAACCCCTCGTCGCAACGCGCTGAAGACGAGAAATCCTCGATGATCTCGATGTCAGTCACACTGGAATGGCTTTGCCGCATGTCTGGCTGTTCTCCTGAAGGTGCGCATCGCGGTAGATGAGGCGGGTTGCCATCGCGGCGTTGCTTGCCCGATCTTGTCCGATACCGTACTTTGCGCGCGGTTTACCCCCGACGTCCTACCGAAACACGGAATCTTCCTGATGCGTCGCCTCCTGCTCGGCCTTCTATGTGCCCTGGCCACTGCTTCGTGCATGCCTGTGGTGGAGGGCCAGGACTACCACCTCGAGGGGCAGGAGGTGCGGCTGACGCTCCTTCATACCTCGGACATCCACTCCCGCCTCATCCCCTATGACTTCGCTCCGTTGAAGACGGACCAGGACCTGGGCCTCGTGCCCGAGGCCGGTCCCTTCGGTGGAGCCACTCGCATGGCCGCGCTGCTCAAGCGCGAGCGCGAGTGCGGGGAGCGAGTGATGCACCTGGACTCTGGAGACTGCTTCCAGGGTGCTCCCATCTTCAACCTCAACAACGGCGAAGTGGAGTTCCGCTTCCTGTCGGCGTCCCGCCTGGACGCCGCCGTCGTGGGCAACCACGAGTTCGACGCCGGCGCGCTGAACTTCACCCAGCAGGCCAAGCAGCACGCGACCTTCCCGCTGCTGGCCGCCAACTACAACTGGAACGACTGGCGGCAGAACGGCAGCAACGAGACGGCGCTGGAGACCTCGCCGTACACCATCCGCAACATCAAGGGCGTGCGGGTCGGTGTCATCGGCATGGCCAACATCTCCTCCCTCAACTCCATCGTCGAGGGCGGCAACAGCATGCAGGTCACCCCGCTCGAGCAGAACGAGGTGGTCCGCGCGTACGTGGCGCTGCTGCGTCCGGTGACGGACCTCATCGTCATCGTCAGCCACCTGGGCCTCACCGAGGACCAGGACGTCATCCAGGGCTATGAGGCCTATTACGAGTACGGCCGCGCGCGCAGCTTCATCCGCCGTGAGACGGACCCGTGGCAGGTGCTGGAGTGGTTCGGTCCCGAAGGCCACGAGAAGTCCGTCGTGCGCGTGCACATCCCGGGCGTCAGCGGCGTCGACGTGGTGATGGGTGGCCACCTGCACGTGGTGCTCAACCCGCCGCAGCTCATCTCCGACCCGAGCGGCCGCAAGGTGGTGCTCGCGCACTCCGGCGCCTTCTCCAAGTACGTGGGCCGGCTGGACCTGGTCGTGAAGATGCCGGAGATGCTGGGCTCGGGCGAGGGCGGCGAGGTCATCAGCCAGGACTACCGCGTGTTCCCCATCGACGCGCTCTGGTGTGACGACGCCATGCGCCGCTTCCGCTACGACTCGAACATCTTCTGGGAGGACGGCCAGTTCATCCAGCTGCCCGCCGTTCGCGCCGCCATCGACAAGTGCCGCGAGCAGGAGGACCGGTTCACCACGCACCTGCTCCAGCCCTACATCATCGGCATGGACATGAAGCTGCAGCTCACCAACATCTTCGCGTACGCGCCCACGGATGTGACCCGGCGCAACAACTCGACGGGTGGTGACTCGCCGCTGGGCAACATCGCGGCGGACTCGATGCGCAAGCGCCGCCGGGTGGACGCGCAGATGGCGCTTACCAACTCGCTGGGCATCCGCGACAACCTCTACTCCGGCGTCATCTCCCAGGAGTCGATGTTCAACGTGTTCCCGTTCGAGAACACCATCAACATCATGTACATCTCCGGCAAGGAGATGCAGGAGATGTTCGACTTCGTGGCCGAGCGCTCCGCGGAGCGCGGCTGCGTGAGCCAGGCGCAGATCTCCGGCGCGCGGTTCACCATGGACTGCGCCCAGGTGCAGGTCAACGACCTGCGCATCGAGTGCGACATCGCGATGGCGGGCGCGGACTGCCCCACCGACAACCGCGAGGGCCACGCGCCCTGGCAGTGCCTCCAGGACGAGAGCAGCTCCTCCACCAAGGGCCGCTGCTACGCGCACCCGGGCACGGACATCCAGATTGGCGACGAGCCGCTCAACCCGTTCGGCACCTACCGCGTCGCGGTGAACGACTACATCGCCAAGGGCGGCTCGGGCTTCAACGTCCTCAAGCGCAACACCACGCGCCAGGAGACGGGCATCTCCCTGCGTGACTCGCTCATCGGCTACATGCAGGACTTCTGCACCTGCGACGACATCAACGCGGGCTACGCCACGCGCGGCAACAAGCCGGATGGCCAGCGCTGCGGCGCCTTCATCGGGGGCCGCTGGCTGGTGAACGAGCGGCTGGTCGCGTCCTGCCGCGAGATGCAGGACTACGAGAACGAGCTGTCCGCGCGCGTGGGCTCCTGCACCTGCGGAGACCTGCTGCGCAACGGCTTCAATGCGTCCAAGTGCGGCGTGCCGGAAATCACCAACCCCGACCAGGCCCGCGCGGCCTGCATCGCGGCGAAGCAGGTGGGCACGTGCACGTGCGCCGAGCTGGCCACCAAGAACTACAACCCGAATGGCTGCAACGCGCCGGGCATCGACGATTCCGCGAAGGCGCAGGCCGCGTGCGCACCTTCTCCGGGCCCGTTCACCGGCCGCTGTGACTGCCGCGACATCCTGAGCGGAACCAATCCCGTGTGCGGAACGGTGACGCAGCAGCTGCGCAACTTCTGCTCGAACCCGACGGCGATGCCCATCGCCGACGCCGTGGAAGACGGCCGCATTGGCCGGAGGGTGAAGTAATGAAGAGACTCATGCTGCTGTCGGCGCTGACCCTGGCCGGCTGTTACACCGACGAGACGCCCCAACCTTCCGGGCTCGGGTCCTTCCAGGTGTCGGTGAAGGGCATCTACGAGGCGAACACGAACCCGCGCAAGGAAGTGCCGGTCGTGGCCACCTGCGCCGCGAAGTACGGCGGCATCCAGTCCGCGGTCCCCATGGACGTGCGTGGGACCAAGGACTGTCTGCTGGCCCTGCCCCGGACCGTGGTGGAGATCGACCTGGAGCTCCAGGCGCTGGACGTGAAGGGCCAGCCCATGGAGAACTTCAACGGTCCGGCCTCCTTCCGGACTGTCCCGGGCAACCTCACCGGCCCCTACCGCTACCGCTGGGCGCAGCTGACGAACGGCCGGGGCACGGGCAGCGTGCGCACCGGCCAGCTCTACGGTGAGACCCACGTGTGGGTGGAGGACGAGCCCGTCCAGGTCGACTACGCCAACGGCGAAGTCGTCCCCGGCGAGCTTCCTCCGGAGCCCGCGCACCGCACCTCGTCCACGGGCCTGTCGCGCTCGCTGTTCTTCGAGGAGCCCACCATCGCCACGGTGCAGGTGCCGCAGAACGGCAACCAGCAGACGGCGTACAGCGGCACGTTCATGCGCATCGGACGCGCGCCCGAGGCGGGCCCCGCGCTGGTGCAGAACTGCGCCCCGGATGACCCGAACAACGGCCAGCCCGTCACCCTGCTCGTCACGGGCACGGACCCGGGCGGCTTCTTCGTGACCGACCTGACCGCGTGCCAGGTGCGCGAGGGCAGCATCGCCGGCTCCGTCTCGCAGTTCACCGCGGAGCCCTCCGGCTTCTACCCGGGCCGGTTCAACTCCATGTTCATCTACAACTACTCCTTCCCGGAGGGGTTGGACCCGGGTGACCTGCTCTGGTCCATCGCGGGCTCGGTGCAGGAGTTCACCTCCACCACGCAGCTGACGTTCCCCTCGTGGAACATCCGCGAGAAGGTCCGCCTGCTGCCCCAGGAGCAGTGGAACAAGTACCTGGACCTGGCGAAGCCGGTGGAGATCAACGGCCGCCTCTGTGGCTACACCGCGTCGCCGTACATCACCGACCCGCTGTGTGGTTACAACTACGGCAACTACAAGATGGAGGGCCTGGAGTCCTCGCTGGTGAAGGTGCGCCGGGTGAAGTTCCCGACCGTCTTCAAGAGCTGCGACGCCAACGGCAACAACATGGTGGCCTCCTTCTGCCAGACGGGCAGCTCCGGCTACGGCGCCTGCGGCACGGACTCCCCCACCGACACGGACGTGCCCGAGCGCCAGTGCAACATCGACTGCACGCTGGGCCGGGGCGAGTTCCGCGGCAAGCTGTGCACGGAGAAGACGACCTACGACAACTTCGGTCAGTTCGTGGTGGAGATGAACCCCACGGGCGCGCCGGCCGCCGGCCTGGATGACTCCGTGCCCGCGCGTCTGCACACCGTGAACGCGGCGCCCCCCGTGGCCCCCGCCACCGAGCTCTGGACGCGCTCGCCCAACACGTACACGTTCGGCGCGACCATGAACATCTGGTGCGACAAGCCGACCCACGTGCGCTTCGGCGGTGCGAACCAGCCGGGCCCGGAGACCACCGTGTCGCTGGCCGCGACCACCCGCCTGGAGCGCACGCTCCAGGACGACCAGTCCGTCATCTGGGTCTCCCCGCAGAACCCGCTCGGCGGTGTGGTCACCTGCACCTTGGCCCAGCACCCGAACACCCGCATCAACCTGGTCACCAAGGACGCGGTGCCGGACCTGGTGGTCCAGTGTGACCCGAATGACTCCGACACGGAAAAGGCCAAGCAGTGCCAGTTCCTGCGGGGGGCGACGTTCGATGTCGTCGGCCACCTGCGCCATGTCGGCGCGGCGCGTCCCCGGTGGGTCGTGCTGCCTCGAGACCAGGACGACCTCTGCTGCTACCCCGGTCCGGGCCTGGAGTGCCCGCGTCCCATCAAGCCTTGCGTGACTCAGTAGACTTTTGACAAAGCTCGCGCCCCGTTTCATCGGGGCGCAGGGAGGAGCGTTCCAAGCGGGCGCTCCGTGGAGAGGGACATTGAAAACGCTGCAGAAGCTGGCCCTGTCGGGGCTTATCTCCTTGAGTGCGCCCGCCTGGGCCAGTGACTTCGTGGACACGCGCCTGTCGTTCGTCTTCGCGGACGACAACGTGCTGGCGGGCTCGGGCGAAACGACGCCCAACAGCCCCAATGCGCGGTTTGGCGCGGGCAATCAGAACACCCAGTTCTACGACAACTTCAACACGCGCTTCTCCGGCTTCGAGTCGCTCTCGAACATCGTGCTCTACAAGCGGGCACCGGCGTTCTTCGAGGGACTGACGACGGAGGCGGCGCTGACGCTGCTGGTGCTCGAGCGGCCCAGTGGAAACGTCGCCATCCAGGACAACTCCAGCTACATCCGGCTGAACTACCAGCCGCCGGGCTGGGGTGAGAAGGAAGGCGTCTCGCTCGTCGGCTTCCCGGTGTCCGCGGACCGCTTCCGTCTGGGCTACGCGTACCGCATCTCCTGGGGCGGCAGCGGCGTGTTCACCACGCGCTCGGCCACCAACGGCGTGCCCGGCGCCAAGCTGCAGATTACGCGTGAGAAGTGGTACGCGTACGTCGGCGGCAAGACGGCGCTGGTGCAGAACGAGCTCATCCGCGAGGAAGAGACGCTCTACGGCGTCATGGCCGGCGCGGGCTGGGACATCCTGGACACGCTGCGCGTCGAGGCGGGCGGCGGCTACTTCCAGAAGGGCCTGGTTCCGGGTCTCGCCACGCTCGGCGTCGAGGCGCCCGTGAATGCGGCGGGCCTGTCCGCCCAGGTCGTCTACCACGTGGGTGTGCCGGTCGGCACGAGCGTGGACTTCCGGCTCTACAAGAACGACCCGGAGATCTACGAGCGCTTCTTCGCGCCGGAGCAGTACCCGGGTGGCCTGTCCTACTCCGTGTCGCTCGAGGGCAGCTACCTGTCCCAGACGCTGGAGAAGCCGGACGAGTTCGGCGCGACCAAGCCCCAGGGCGCCACGGCGCTGGCGCTCCAGGCGCGCGCCAAGCTGGGCTTCCTGCGCATGAACGTGCTGGGCCTGTACCGCAGCCTCTCGTACATCCAGTTCGACGTGCCGGGCTTCCCCCCGTTCCAGGACTTCCCCGAGGGGACGAAGCTGAACCCGGAGATGTTCCTGGCCATCGGCGCGGACTACCACCTGCCGAAGCTGCACTTCACGCCCGGCGTCATCGTCGGCGTGCAGCGTCCGGCGTCGTTCCGCAGCCCCTCGCCCGTGCTGGGTGGCAACAACCCGCCGGCGAACCTGATTGGCACGCGCACCGTGGTGGTGCGTGACGTCAACCAGCTGAGCATCCTGCCGGAGACGTGCGGTGGTTCGGGCGCGTGCGGCGCGGAGCCCATCTACTCCGCCAAGGCCACGTTCCGCTGGGACCTGTCGGACTCCGTCGCCGCGGTCGGCGAGGTCTACTACACGTACGACACCAACCGGACCACGTTCCGCGACGACATCACCGGCGTGGCGCAGCCCACGTTCGAGAAGCCGCACGCGCTGGGCTTCAACACGCTGCTGCAGGCGCGCTTCTAGTCGTCAGCGCCTCGGCCTGCCGTCCCATCGGCCCGGTCCCCTTCCCTGGGGGCCGGGCCGCTGTCATTCCAGGCCTGGGCACGTCCGATTCAACCGACAGTGAATTGGCGACTATGCAATAATTACAGGGTTCGAGCTGGAGAGGGGGTGGCACGCGGTCTGGCCATGGCTCGAGCCGAAAGCAGGATGAACGATGCGATGTCGTGACACGGCGGTGTTGCTGGCTGTGCTGGTCGTCATGGGTTGCTCCCCGTCGAAAGACGAAGGTGGCGAAGGACCGGGGCCGGAGACGCCCGACGACTTCTACAAGAGCGGCTCCCGGCTGAAGGCGCAGGTGACGACCACGGTGGACGGCCTGCGCTGGCCGAGCGAAGGGCTCCTCTGGTTCGACATCACATTGAACCAACCCTGCTCCTGGGAAGAGACCGCCGCGGACGGCGCCGTCTCCTGCATCCCGCGCGAGATGAACTCCATCCCCTCAGGGAAGGTCGGCTTCTACTTCGACGCGAGCTGCACCGAGGGGCTCATCATCCGGTCTGAACCTCTCACTCCAGGTCCCCACTTCGCGAGGAAGGGGGCCGCGTGTGGCGAGTACCCGCGCTACCACTTCATGGGGGACTTGGTCTCGAACACGACCGCGTACTTCCATGACGGCACGACGTGCTCGGCAGTGTCCCTGCCCCCCACGTCCAAGGTGTATCGCGTGGGAGCCATGGTGACCGCGGGGACCTTCGCGAGAGGGGCCTTGAAGGAGCGGACGAGGGACTCCGGCATCTCGGCCCACTTCATCGACGGCGAAGATGGGTCGGCGCAATTCGCTCGCCTCCACGACACGGTCCGGGACACCGCCTGCGGGAACCACTGGGCAAGCGACGGAAAGAAGCGCTGCCTGCCAGTCGGCGCCACCACCGCACACGGCCAGGGGGCCTTCGCCGCGGCGAACACGACGTGCACCGAACCCGCCTACTCCGCGACCTGCATGACGGCGCCCCGCTTCGCGGTGACCTTCGCGCAATCGTCGTGTGCCCCTGGCTCCAAGGTCCACGAGGCCGGGGAGCAGGTCACCCAGGTCTACAGCGCCGCGGGCGCGGGCGTGTGCCAGCCGCTCACGATGGTGCCTCCAGATACCCGCTTCTTCCGGGGGGGCGCAGAGATTCCGGCCTCCCACTTCGTGGAGCTGAAGGAGGTCGACCTCAAGACCCACGGCCGGCTCAAGGTGCGTGGGATGGCAGCGGGTGACTCGGTCCGGATTCCCGTCGTGGTGCACGACACCGAGCTCAACACCGACTGCAGGTTCCTGGAGGACGCGAGCCGAAAGCTGCGCTGCTTCCCCCTCTCGAACCTCAGCAGCAATCAAAGCCTCTTCGCGGACTCCGCATGCACGAGTCCGTTGGGCCTCGAAGACGTGCCGACGTGCGCGTCCTCTCCCCCATCCCGCCATGTCCTCGTGCGCACCTTCACTGCGACGACGCCGTACTACCGCGCCTACAACGCAGGCCCGAAGCACGACGGTCCCATTTTCGAACGCGCACCAGGGGGAGGGACGCCGAGCACCTGTCAGCCAGCGCAGCGTGCATCCGGGGCCACGTACTACTCACTGGGGACGGAAATCGCGGCGACTTCATTGGTTGAAGGCACGCGAATCCGGGAATGACGCTCCAAGGTTGAGCGCGAAGCCTCTCCACTGCTGAGCGACCAAGACATCGGCCCGGCTCTCTCGCATGGGGGCCGGGCCGCTGTGTTTCCAGGCCCGCGTGGCAGCGCACAGCGACAGGGCAAGAGGACACACAACCCGTGCGGATTCAGTCCACAACGAATTGACGTTCATGCGACAATCGCGGGGCCAGGGCCGGAGAGAGACGGCACGAGGGGGGGTCCACGGCTCGTGCCGCGTGCGGGAAGAACCATGCGGAGTCGCTACACAGGGTTGTTGCTGGCAGTGACGGTGGTGCTGGGATGCCCCTCGTCAGATGACGGAGGAGAAGGGCCTGGGGGCGGGAACCCCGAGGAGTTCTACAAGGGGGGCTCACGTCTCAAGGCCCAGGTGACGAAGACAGCGGAGGGCGTGCGCTGGCCGAGCG is part of the Myxococcus landrumus genome and encodes:
- a CDS encoding MFS transporter, whose protein sequence is MSSLPPWLANLLPIVILLGAISLVLARLPKVELGHTDAFRRRRFFNWFPLGMTYAFLYMGRYNVNEATSAMKGHTSNADFGTIFFWGTLVYGFAFLINGPLTDKLGGRKTILLSAAGSSVANVLMGTVVYKVLTEGWQPPGGIVGSLSFLYAVNMYFQSFGAVSIVKVNAAWFHVRERGQLGGVFGILISLGVYFAYDWSRIIAKAAPTYWVFFVPAAVLAAFVLLDFFVIRDTPSQTGHPDFDTQDASSGDQGKNLGVFDVLVKMLTNRAIIIIMLVEFCSGFMRNAIMQWYPKFARATGIGETFVASNWGMLLCVAGITGGMFAGVISDRVFDSRRGPVSAVLYAGMSLGAVAALFLLKSPALGWTVIFMSLCVIGVHGMLSGTASMDFGGKKNAGLAVGIIDGAVYAGTALQSLLLGRILPAGDVAKDPGNWGNWPLAMLPLSFGGLLLATRVWNARPQPKAGTAAPAVATAQTVSAPRTGTEG
- a CDS encoding DUF7481 family protein, yielding MRCRDTAVLLAVLVVMGCSPSKDEGGEGPGPETPDDFYKSGSRLKAQVTTTVDGLRWPSEGLLWFDITLNQPCSWEETAADGAVSCIPREMNSIPSGKVGFYFDASCTEGLIIRSEPLTPGPHFARKGAACGEYPRYHFMGDLVSNTTAYFHDGTTCSAVSLPPTSKVYRVGAMVTAGTFARGALKERTRDSGISAHFIDGEDGSAQFARLHDTVRDTACGNHWASDGKKRCLPVGATTAHGQGAFAAANTTCTEPAYSATCMTAPRFAVTFAQSSCAPGSKVHEAGEQVTQVYSAAGAGVCQPLTMVPPDTRFFRGGAEIPASHFVELKEVDLKTHGRLKVRGMAAGDSVRIPVVVHDTELNTDCRFLEDASRKLRCFPLSNLSSNQSLFADSACTSPLGLEDVPTCASSPPSRHVLVRTFTATTPYYRAYNAGPKHDGPIFERAPGGGTPSTCQPAQRASGATYYSLGTEIAATSLVEGTRIRE
- a CDS encoding NUDIX hydrolase, whose product is MRQSHSSVTDIEIIEDFSSSARCDEGFLRVKRLRCRNRRADGSSSPVYRVDVVDRPRLDAVSVLVYRRGAAGLEVLTRMNLRPAAFFRKDQRDAMTVPDPAAGYLRVEEIVAGLLEPEDKGEEGLRRRAAEEVREEAGYGVRPEDIQLLGGAFFLAPGILSEKVFPAAVDVTGVTQEEPEGDGSPLEEGTLLHWRPFQEVLEACRRGDIPDAKTEVSLTRLLARMG
- a CDS encoding bifunctional metallophosphatase/5'-nucleotidase; its protein translation is MRRLLLGLLCALATASCMPVVEGQDYHLEGQEVRLTLLHTSDIHSRLIPYDFAPLKTDQDLGLVPEAGPFGGATRMAALLKRERECGERVMHLDSGDCFQGAPIFNLNNGEVEFRFLSASRLDAAVVGNHEFDAGALNFTQQAKQHATFPLLAANYNWNDWRQNGSNETALETSPYTIRNIKGVRVGVIGMANISSLNSIVEGGNSMQVTPLEQNEVVRAYVALLRPVTDLIVIVSHLGLTEDQDVIQGYEAYYEYGRARSFIRRETDPWQVLEWFGPEGHEKSVVRVHIPGVSGVDVVMGGHLHVVLNPPQLISDPSGRKVVLAHSGAFSKYVGRLDLVVKMPEMLGSGEGGEVISQDYRVFPIDALWCDDAMRRFRYDSNIFWEDGQFIQLPAVRAAIDKCREQEDRFTTHLLQPYIIGMDMKLQLTNIFAYAPTDVTRRNNSTGGDSPLGNIAADSMRKRRRVDAQMALTNSLGIRDNLYSGVISQESMFNVFPFENTINIMYISGKEMQEMFDFVAERSAERGCVSQAQISGARFTMDCAQVQVNDLRIECDIAMAGADCPTDNREGHAPWQCLQDESSSSTKGRCYAHPGTDIQIGDEPLNPFGTYRVAVNDYIAKGGSGFNVLKRNTTRQETGISLRDSLIGYMQDFCTCDDINAGYATRGNKPDGQRCGAFIGGRWLVNERLVASCREMQDYENELSARVGSCTCGDLLRNGFNASKCGVPEITNPDQARAACIAAKQVGTCTCAELATKNYNPNGCNAPGIDDSAKAQAACAPSPGPFTGRCDCRDILSGTNPVCGTVTQQLRNFCSNPTAMPIADAVEDGRIGRRVK